The Struthio camelus isolate bStrCam1 unplaced genomic scaffold, bStrCam1.hap1 HAP1_SCAFFOLD_48, whole genome shotgun sequence genome contains a region encoding:
- the LOC138065229 gene encoding SUN domain-containing protein 3-like isoform X1, with amino-acid sequence MGAAKEALLHSVEEVLEESEMAEEKRGPLLDLTRAALEKTAANYLEMVDWALKTTGATIDTERTSSTYGGRGGGARWLGLWFFSVANPPDTILQPHTSPGQCWAFQGAEGQVVIRLPEHIWPRAVTVEHISKAVSPSGQVSSAPKAFAVSVSLSALHLRGRGGRGGNLAMAESCKGDSLLLAAWWLVAAEQRVPAWGLWGPTVPLCHSGLLCASWPKGLGALAQHSLTHSHTHLLQTAARGAGQEAGIPDWDAAGAFP; translated from the exons atgggtgcCGCAAAGGAGGCCCTCCTGCACTCCGTGGAAGAAGTCTTGGAGGAGAGCGAGATggccgaggagaagagaggg CCCCTTCTTGACTTGACCCGGGCAGCACTGGAGAAGACAGCGGCAAACTACCTCGAGATGGTGGACTGGGCTCTGAAAACCACAG GGGCCACAATCGACACAGAGAGAACATCCAGCACCTATGGTGGGCGAGGCGGTGGGGCTCGCTGGCTTGGCCTATGGTTCTTCTCGGTTGCCAACCCTCCCGACACCATTCTGCAG ccgcacacttcgcctggacagtgctgggctttccaaggagctgagggccaagtggtcatccggctgcctgagcacatctggccaagggctgtcaccgtggagcacatctccaaggcagtctctccttccgggcaagtcagcagcgcccccaaagcttttgctgtctctgtaagtctctctgccttgcacctccggggcaggggggggcggggaggcaaTCTGGCCATGGCCGAAAGCTGCAAGGGAGACTCgttgctcctggcagcttggtggctggtggctgcagagcagcgcgtccctgcctggggtctgtgggggCCCACGGTGCCGTTGTGCCACTCCGGCTTGTTGTGTGCTTCCTggcccaagggtctgggagcgcttgctcaacacagcctgacccacagccacactcacctcctccagaccgctgcgagaggagcggggcaggaggcaggcatcccCGATTGGGACGCCGCGGGCGCTTTTCCttag